In the genome of Flavobacterium panacagri, one region contains:
- a CDS encoding histone H1, whose amino-acid sequence MKDLLVKINAEIDTFKAEAESLTEKGIKAAGPRARKATLEIEKLLKEFRKVSIEESKK is encoded by the coding sequence ATGAAAGATTTATTAGTAAAAATCAACGCCGAAATTGACACATTTAAAGCAGAAGCTGAATCTTTAACTGAAAAAGGAATTAAAGCTGCAGGTCCAAGAGCACGTAAAGCTACTTTAGAAATTGAAAAACTTTTAAAAGAGTTCAGAAAAGTTTCTATCGAAGAATCAAAAAAATAA
- a CDS encoding bifunctional aldolase/short-chain dehydrogenase: MSNTKTINTNFKHVSYLWDDAKAAALAGDEVALFIYRSNLLGADLRLTNYGGGNTSVKITDKDPLTGTSSEVMWIKGSGGDIGTLTKSGCAALYLDRLRNLENVYRGIEFEDEMVELFNHCIFDLASKAPSIDTPLHGFLPFKHIDHLHPDAAIAIAAAKDGKKITEELFNGEIGWVGWQRPGFDLGLQLRACLEEAAKNGKQLRGIMLGSHGLFTWGDTAYESYINTLEVIEKCAEYLESNYGKKRPVFGGQKIESLAEADRKLKAAKVAPILRGFCSSERQMIGHYTDDARVLEFINSNDLSKLAPLGTSCPDHFLRTKISPLVLELDPNEDLSNVDAVKAKLTPAFEAYRAMYKDYYNACKKSNSPAMRDPNPVVILYPGVGMFTFAKDKTMARLASEYYINAVNVMKGAEAVSEYTSLPHQEAFDIEYWLLEEAKLQRMPKPKALSGRVALITGSAGGIGKAIAKKFAQEGACVVINDINEERLEGATAEFIKSFGKDAVSSTLLNVTDEVSTEKALDEASLAFGGVDIVVNNAGISISKSIAEHTLEEWDRLYDILVKGQFIVSKAGIEVMRKQGFGGDIVNIVSKNAVVAGPNNPGYGSAKAAQAHLTRLMAAELGADKIRVNTVNPDAVISDSNIWSGGWAEGRAKAYGITVEELPAYYAKRTLLNEIILPDDIANACFAFVGGLLGKSTGNALNVDGGVAMGFYR; the protein is encoded by the coding sequence ATGTCGAATACAAAAACAATTAATACAAATTTTAAGCATGTAAGCTACCTTTGGGATGATGCTAAAGCCGCAGCACTAGCGGGGGATGAAGTAGCGCTTTTTATTTATCGTTCTAACTTGTTAGGAGCTGATTTAAGACTAACTAATTATGGAGGTGGAAATACTTCTGTAAAAATTACAGATAAAGATCCTTTAACAGGAACATCTTCTGAAGTAATGTGGATTAAAGGTTCTGGCGGTGATATTGGAACTTTGACAAAATCTGGTTGTGCAGCTTTGTATTTAGACAGACTTCGTAATCTTGAAAATGTTTACAGAGGAATTGAATTCGAAGATGAGATGGTAGAATTATTCAACCACTGTATTTTTGATTTGGCTTCTAAAGCACCTTCTATCGATACACCTTTACACGGTTTTCTTCCGTTCAAACATATTGATCACTTACATCCAGATGCGGCAATTGCAATCGCTGCGGCTAAAGATGGAAAAAAGATTACAGAAGAATTATTTAACGGAGAAATTGGCTGGGTTGGCTGGCAGCGTCCAGGTTTTGACCTTGGTCTTCAGTTAAGAGCTTGTTTAGAAGAAGCCGCTAAAAACGGAAAACAATTACGTGGTATTATGTTAGGTTCTCACGGTTTATTTACTTGGGGAGATACTGCATACGAAAGTTATATTAATACGCTGGAAGTAATCGAAAAATGTGCTGAATACTTAGAAAGCAACTATGGTAAAAAGCGTCCAGTTTTTGGAGGTCAGAAAATTGAAAGTCTTGCTGAAGCAGATCGTAAATTAAAAGCAGCAAAAGTAGCTCCAATCTTAAGAGGTTTTTGTTCGTCAGAGCGTCAAATGATTGGTCATTATACAGACGATGCAAGAGTTTTAGAATTCATCAACTCTAATGATTTGTCTAAATTAGCTCCGCTAGGAACTTCTTGTCCAGATCACTTTTTGAGAACTAAAATCAGTCCTTTGGTTTTAGAATTAGATCCAAACGAAGATTTATCTAATGTTGATGCGGTCAAAGCAAAATTAACTCCTGCTTTTGAGGCTTACCGTGCCATGTACAAGGACTATTACAATGCTTGTAAAAAATCAAATTCGCCAGCAATGCGTGACCCAAATCCAGTTGTAATTTTATATCCTGGAGTTGGTATGTTTACTTTTGCTAAAGATAAAACAATGGCGCGTTTAGCATCTGAATATTATATCAATGCTGTAAACGTTATGAAAGGTGCTGAAGCAGTGTCAGAATACACTTCATTGCCACATCAAGAGGCTTTTGATATTGAATATTGGTTGTTGGAAGAAGCTAAATTACAGCGTATGCCAAAGCCAAAAGCATTATCTGGAAGAGTAGCTTTGATTACAGGATCAGCGGGAGGAATTGGTAAAGCTATTGCTAAAAAATTCGCTCAAGAAGGTGCTTGCGTTGTAATTAATGATATTAATGAAGAGCGTTTAGAAGGTGCAACTGCTGAGTTTATCAAATCATTTGGAAAAGATGCGGTTTCTAGTACTTTATTGAATGTTACTGACGAAGTAAGTACAGAAAAAGCATTAGATGAAGCTTCTTTAGCTTTTGGTGGTGTTGACATTGTAGTGAACAATGCTGGAATTAGTATTTCAAAATCTATTGCAGAACATACTTTAGAAGAGTGGGATAGATTATATGATATCTTGGTAAAAGGACAATTTATTGTTTCTAAAGCGGGAATCGAAGTAATGCGTAAACAAGGTTTTGGAGGAGATATCGTAAATATCGTTTCTAAAAATGCTGTTGTTGCAGGCCCAAATAACCCAGGTTATGGTTCGGCTAAAGCTGCGCAGGCGCACTTAACACGTTTAATGGCTGCAGAACTTGGAGCAGATAAAATTCGTGTCAATACAGTAAATCCCGATGCTGTAATTTCAGATTCAAATATTTGGTCTGGAGGATGGGCTGAAGGTCGTGCAAAAGCATACGGAATCACAGTGGAAGAACTTCCGGCTTACTATGCAAAACGTACGTTATTAAATGAAATCATATTGCCTGATGATATTGCCAATGCTTGTTTTGCTTTTGTTGGAGGTTTACTTGGTAAATCTACAGGAAATGCCTTAAACGTAGACGGCGGCGTTGCAATGGGCTTTTATAGATAA
- a CDS encoding rhamnogalacturonan acetylesterase, whose product MKKYIILTLLITTVSFAQKTALYCIGDSTMANKKDPDRNPEHGWAQVLQSFFKQDIIVINKAVNGRSTKSFINEKRWDSISKKLKKGDYVLIEFGHNDAKIEDSTRYTNPHTAYRYNLIRFVKESREKGAIPILLTSIARRNFNDKGVLVPTHGDYPLETRLVAQEYNVPFIDMEYWTELLEQSYGPEKSKTLHLHFKAGENAFYDKDKADDTHLSQKGAVEIAQIFIAQLKLLNDSSLKRIKGNIK is encoded by the coding sequence ATGAAAAAATACATCATCCTAACTCTTCTAATTACTACGGTAAGTTTTGCACAGAAAACAGCACTATATTGCATTGGTGATTCCACAATGGCAAATAAAAAAGATCCAGATAGAAATCCAGAACATGGTTGGGCACAGGTTTTACAGTCTTTTTTTAAGCAAGATATAATAGTAATAAATAAAGCAGTAAATGGTAGAAGTACAAAAAGCTTTATTAACGAAAAGCGTTGGGATTCTATCAGCAAGAAATTAAAAAAAGGAGATTATGTCTTAATTGAATTTGGACACAATGATGCAAAAATAGAAGATTCTACACGTTATACAAATCCACATACAGCGTATAGATATAATTTGATTCGTTTTGTAAAAGAAAGCAGAGAAAAAGGAGCAATTCCTATATTGCTAACTTCAATTGCGAGACGTAATTTTAATGACAAGGGAGTACTAGTTCCTACGCATGGTGATTATCCTTTAGAAACACGTTTGGTCGCTCAGGAATATAATGTACCTTTTATTGATATGGAATATTGGACAGAATTATTGGAGCAGTCTTACGGGCCAGAAAAATCAAAAACATTACATCTGCATTTTAAAGCAGGTGAAAACGCATTTTATGATAAAGATAAAGCAGATGATACACATTTGTCCCAAAAAGGAGCTGTTGAAATAGCTCAAATATTTATTGCACAACTTAAATTATTAAATGATTCTTCTTTAAAAAGAATAAAAGGAAATATTAAATAA
- a CDS encoding glycoside hydrolase family 28 protein encodes MNIKYFVLLLFSWVSFSQNGDFPSAKVDSIVNRIQLPVFPAYQINILKVGAKGDSISDNKKAFDKAMAMCKKNNGGTIIVPKGIYKINGPIHFVSNVNLKIEEGAKIKFSDNPKDYLPLVLTSWEGTMLYNYSPLIYANNCTNIAITGNGTIDGEGGKTWKTFKTKEGEGKNLSREMNHNNTPVGNRKFGEGYFLRPQMIQFLNSKNILIENIRIENSPFWCLHLLKSESITIRGISYKSLNHNNDGIDPEYTKDVLIENVNFDNGDDNVAIKAGRDHEGRANTATPSQNIVIRNCNFKGLHGVVVGSEMSAGVQNIFVENCKTAGYLKRGIYLKTNADRGGYIKNIFVRNIQLDQVEDCLYITANYHGEGKGYQSDISNVYFSNITCNKASESGIVIQGFENKKIKNISLKNIEIKEAKNALSNENAENVLMTDVFIGQKANVPTAVSKN; translated from the coding sequence ATGAATATTAAATATTTCGTTCTGTTATTATTTTCTTGGGTATCTTTTTCTCAAAATGGTGATTTCCCATCTGCAAAAGTAGATTCGATAGTGAATAGAATTCAGTTACCAGTATTTCCAGCTTACCAAATTAATATTTTAAAAGTTGGTGCAAAAGGTGACTCTATTTCAGATAATAAAAAAGCCTTTGACAAAGCAATGGCTATGTGTAAAAAAAATAATGGTGGTACTATAATAGTGCCAAAAGGAATTTATAAAATCAATGGTCCAATTCACTTTGTGAGTAATGTAAATTTGAAGATTGAGGAAGGTGCAAAAATTAAATTTAGCGACAATCCTAAAGATTATCTTCCATTGGTTCTGACAAGCTGGGAAGGTACTATGCTTTATAATTACAGTCCGTTGATTTATGCTAATAATTGCACTAATATTGCCATAACAGGAAATGGAACGATTGATGGAGAAGGAGGAAAAACATGGAAAACATTTAAAACAAAGGAAGGGGAGGGTAAAAACTTGAGTCGTGAAATGAATCACAATAACACACCTGTTGGAAATAGAAAATTTGGAGAAGGATATTTTTTAAGACCACAGATGATTCAGTTCTTGAATAGTAAAAATATATTAATAGAAAATATTAGAATCGAGAATTCACCATTTTGGTGCTTACATTTATTAAAATCCGAGAGTATAACCATTCGTGGTATAAGTTATAAATCATTGAATCATAATAATGATGGAATAGACCCAGAATATACTAAAGATGTTTTAATTGAAAACGTAAACTTCGATAATGGAGATGATAATGTAGCCATAAAAGCAGGTAGAGATCATGAAGGAAGAGCAAATACAGCAACGCCAAGTCAGAATATTGTAATAAGAAATTGTAATTTCAAAGGACTTCACGGAGTTGTAGTGGGTAGTGAAATGTCAGCAGGAGTACAAAATATTTTTGTGGAAAATTGTAAAACGGCGGGGTATTTAAAAAGAGGAATTTATTTAAAAACCAATGCTGACCGTGGAGGATATATTAAAAATATATTTGTTAGAAATATCCAGTTAGACCAGGTTGAAGACTGTTTGTATATTACAGCAAATTATCATGGAGAAGGTAAAGGATATCAATCGGATATATCGAATGTATATTTTTCAAATATTACTTGTAACAAAGCTTCTGAGTCAGGAATTGTAATTCAGGGATTTGAGAATAAAAAAATCAAGAATATTTCTTTAAAAAATATTGAAATCAAAGAAGCTAAAAATGCATTGTCCAATGAGAATGCAGAAAATGTTTTGATGACTGATGTTTTTATAGGTCAAAAAGCAAATGTGCCAACAGCAGTTTCTAAAAACTGA
- the rhaT gene encoding L-rhamnose/proton symporter RhaT — MESLLGIIFHSIGGFSSGSFYMPFKKVKDWAWESYWLVGGFFSWLIVPPIAAYLTIPNFAEIIAAASPSIKAFTFSMGLIWGIGGLTYGLGVRYLGMSLGNSITLGFCSAFGALVPSIYYDFVPTEGKISFSDMLSNSGGQLVLFGVVVYLVGIAISGKAGMLKEKDFATGHEDKDKDFNLVKGLIVAVISGILSSFFNYGIEAGKSMAEQAVITGSNPLFQNNVTYVVLLWGGLTTNFIWCLYLNFKNKTIKNYTDKSTPITKNVMYSALAGTMWFLQFFFYGMGESKLGNGASSWILHMATIILTANFWGFYLKEWKGVSKKTIRTFFWGIGLIMLAIVLVGIGNSL, encoded by the coding sequence ATGGAATCATTATTAGGAATTATTTTTCATTCTATCGGAGGATTTTCTTCAGGTAGTTTTTATATGCCTTTTAAGAAAGTAAAAGACTGGGCTTGGGAAAGCTATTGGCTAGTAGGAGGATTTTTCTCTTGGCTGATCGTTCCGCCAATTGCAGCTTACTTAACGATTCCAAATTTTGCCGAAATTATTGCAGCAGCTTCTCCATCAATAAAAGCCTTTACTTTTTCGATGGGATTAATCTGGGGAATTGGCGGTCTAACTTACGGTTTAGGAGTTCGTTACTTAGGAATGTCTTTAGGGAATTCAATTACTCTAGGATTCTGTTCTGCATTTGGTGCTTTAGTTCCTTCTATTTACTACGATTTTGTTCCAACTGAGGGTAAAATTTCATTCTCTGACATGCTTTCTAATTCTGGTGGACAGCTGGTTTTATTTGGAGTTGTCGTTTATCTTGTTGGGATTGCCATATCTGGAAAAGCAGGAATGCTGAAAGAAAAGGATTTTGCAACAGGTCATGAAGATAAGGATAAGGATTTCAACTTAGTAAAAGGTTTGATTGTAGCTGTGATTTCAGGAATTTTGAGTTCATTCTTTAATTACGGAATTGAAGCTGGGAAATCAATGGCAGAGCAAGCTGTAATAACAGGTTCTAATCCATTATTTCAGAATAATGTAACTTATGTTGTTTTGTTATGGGGAGGTTTAACCACTAACTTTATTTGGTGTCTTTATTTGAATTTTAAAAATAAAACAATTAAAAATTATACGGACAAATCTACTCCAATAACTAAAAACGTTATGTATTCTGCACTTGCAGGTACAATGTGGTTTTTACAGTTTTTCTTTTACGGAATGGGAGAGAGCAAACTTGGAAATGGTGCCAGTTCATGGATTCTGCACATGGCAACCATTATTTTAACAGCAAACTTTTGGGGTTTTTATTTGAAAGAATGGAAAGGAGTTTCTAAAAAAACAATAAGAACTTTTTTCTGGGGGATCGGGCTTATTATGCTGGCGATCGTTTTGGTAGGAATTGGTAACTCATTATAA
- a CDS encoding GntR family transcriptional regulator, with translation MIKLIKIDEDSRVPKYKQIVDSILQNIANGNLKINQKIPSINSFSEEFYMSRDTVEKAYNILKERKIISSIRGKGYYITRTKLESKVNILFLTNKLSSYKMKTYSTFINTLGANAHVDLQIYHCDETLFLNILDKFEGAYDYYVITTHFKTDELKHLSFTDEVVNAIKKIPQEKLVVLDNIKLGTGDDVIKIYQDFENDIYNALKEGLSKITKYKRLILVYPDKAVYPYPRRILHGFRKFCVEHEINFEILSEVYDDMILKKGDLFITIEESDLVNLVKQIRDEEFVLGKEIGVISYNDTPLKELLGITVMSTDFNIMGETAARMILNKERGNVKVPFNFIDRNSI, from the coding sequence ATGATTAAACTTATTAAAATAGATGAAGATTCACGAGTTCCAAAGTACAAACAAATTGTAGACTCTATTCTTCAAAACATCGCCAATGGAAATTTAAAGATCAATCAAAAAATTCCTTCCATTAATAGTTTCAGCGAAGAATTCTATATGTCTCGTGATACTGTGGAGAAAGCATATAATATTTTAAAGGAACGGAAAATTATTTCTTCTATTAGAGGAAAAGGGTATTATATCACAAGAACAAAGCTAGAGTCTAAAGTAAATATTTTATTTTTGACGAATAAGCTGAGCTCTTATAAAATGAAAACCTACAGCACTTTTATCAATACTTTAGGAGCCAACGCACATGTCGATCTTCAAATTTACCACTGTGATGAAACTTTGTTTTTAAATATATTGGATAAATTCGAAGGCGCCTACGATTATTATGTAATCACAACCCATTTCAAAACAGACGAATTAAAACATTTAAGTTTTACTGATGAAGTGGTTAATGCTATTAAAAAAATTCCGCAGGAAAAATTGGTTGTTTTAGATAATATTAAATTAGGAACCGGAGATGATGTGATTAAAATCTATCAAGATTTTGAAAATGACATTTACAACGCATTAAAAGAAGGACTTTCTAAAATAACCAAATATAAACGATTAATATTAGTTTATCCAGACAAAGCCGTTTACCCTTATCCGCGAAGAATATTACACGGATTTAGAAAGTTTTGCGTTGAACACGAAATCAATTTTGAAATTCTGAGTGAAGTTTATGATGATATGATTCTTAAAAAAGGAGATTTATTTATCACTATTGAAGAATCTGATCTAGTAAATTTAGTGAAACAAATTCGGGATGAAGAGTTTGTTCTAGGCAAAGAAATCGGCGTGATCTCTTATAATGATACCCCTCTAAAAGAATTATTAGGTATTACTGTAATGTCTACCGATTTTAATATTATGGGAGAAACAGCAGCTCGAATGATTTTGAATAAAGAAAGAGGAAATGTAAAAGTGCCTTTTAATTTTATTGATAGAAATTCAATTTAA